One Palaemon carinicauda isolate YSFRI2023 chromosome 4, ASM3689809v2, whole genome shotgun sequence DNA segment encodes these proteins:
- the LOC137640294 gene encoding alpha-tocopherol transfer protein-like: MFPLPGYDPEGRMVIFGRLGAWDPNKVKPEDLFKAAGMLFDTIFLEDEQVSIKGLVQANDMTGLTFKHVAVLPFPLIKKVSTTWQEGYPFRPKGVHYIYTPQAFDALFNLFKPLMREKMKKRVHLHGSNIESMHKYVPKSMLPSEYGGTAGTIQEIADYWLSKMDEHRDWFLEDEKHCADETRRPGKPKTVSDLFGGIEGSFRKLEFD, encoded by the exons ATGTTCCCTCTACCTGGCTATGACCCCGAGGGGAGAATGGTGATCTTCGGACGGCTAGGCGCATGGGATCCCAACAAGGTGAAACCCGAGGATCTCTTCAAAGCAGCCGGGATGCTCTTCGACACCATATTCCTAGAGGACGAGCAGGTCTCCATCAAGGGCCTGGTCCAGGCGAATGATATGACGGGACTGACCTTCAAACATGTGGCTGTTCTTCCTTTCCCATTAATTAAAAAGGTCTCCACTACTTGGCAG GAGGGCTACCCCTTCAGACCAAAGGGCGTCCACTACATCTACACCCCGCAGGCCTTCGATGCCCTATTCAACCTTTTCAAGCCCCTGATGagggagaagatgaagaagagg GTACATCTCCATGGTAGTAATATTGAAAGTATGCACAAGTACGTCCCAAAATCGATGCTGCCATCGGAATATGGTGGAACTGCCGGAACTATACAGGAAATTGCAG ACTACTGGCTATCGAAAATGGACGAACACAGAGACTGGTTCCTCGAAGACGAAAAGCACTGTGCAGACGAGACCAGGAGACCTGGCAAGCCGAAGACGGTATCGGATCTCTTCGGTGGCATCGAAGGATCTTTTAGAAAACTGGAGTTTGATTAG